The nucleotide window TAAGTATCCGACCTCATTGGGatcaaggctttggcattgtggTTGCAGCCTTGCATGTGGTGCATTTGAATGATTTTTCTGCTTGTTGCACCATGAATAGGTCATTTTTTCTAAAATgtcttataattttctttttgttcatGAGATGTTTAGAAGTTGCTGGTGCTGAAATGTTTCTTTTGATTTTCCACCATCATTTTCTTGATGACATTTATAATCAAATGATGAAtgtattttaataacttgttagattgtttttttctttagtTGAAGGCTTCTGGAAAACTTAAACTAAtgaaaattgtttgtttgaaatATTCAAGAAAATTTTCGTGGATAAGTTTAGTGTATTTTCTTTGAGGTATAACACAAATAGAAGTTTTGTGCtttacaatttttgtttttattcttcaaatctTCACCAATCTTTTtaaatatctataatatattaaaaaaagaaaaattgaataaGGTTAGTTAAGGCGAAGGTTTTTCAAATGTTATTCTATTTCTGCAGTTTGTGGTATCGTTCATTACATAGGTTTTCTAGCTACGAGGATGAAAAACTATGTTGAGCATATTCTTGGGCATAGTTTTTTTCACCGTCTTTCTTTGGTGTTTTGTGATTATGTCTTCACACCAAAAAAGTTTGCCCCATTTCGATATAAATGTCTATTGTTGACTTCACATGTGATTCAGGAATCATAGTGAATGATGATGTGGAAACTTGCTTAGATGAAAGTAACTTTGTACATTTGCTCATAATATATGGATTTTCACCCCTCTATTTAAATTAGGGGAATGACATTGGAGGCGCATATATCATGTAGACTTCTCATTAGTTATTTGGAGGATAATTAGTTGTGACGTCTCAAAACAAAAGACACATGAGAATTTTGTATGTGACAAATAAAATAAGTGCTTTTGAGGAGCTCTTTAATATATACTCTTGCTGAAGCCCCTGTGACTGCGATTGCTTTTAGAAATACAAGTTCTGAAATCTTGTATTACCTCTATTGATGCTTACCCGACTCACAATTATCTATTATGGTTGACTGTTAGGCGGagcaaaaataaacaaattgtcCTGTGCAatttcaataattataatatttttctacaaactttgtatctttaaacacttaacatatattacataatttaatattaagaccCTAAATTTTTTTAGGGCCTATGCAGTTGAACATGTTAAACATGCTCATAACCTCGCTTAATGCTAAAGCTGGGTTTTCAGTGTCCATGGTTTGGATAATTTTCAATTTGGATATTGTTGGTGTCCCTTTTAAAGAATGTCAAATGGCAAGACATTGTATATATCCAGTTATTGTGTTATGGTTGACAAGACCGTATGTGCGTTCAATAAAATAGAGAGAAATAGTGGCTGTTCCAATAGTTTTGTCAAATAACAGTTTTTTTCCTCGTGTAGGAAACCAACTACAGTGGAGGAGATCCTCACTATCGACATCAAACCAGGTTGGAAGAAGGGTACCAAAATAACTTTTCCCGAAAAGGGACACGAGCAGCGGGGAGTTATACCCTCGGACCTGGTCTTTATCATTGACGAGAAGCCTCACAACGTATTTAAAAGGGATGGTAATGATCTTGTCGTCACCCAGAAAATCTCCCTTGTTGAAGCTCTGACCGGTTATACTGCGCAAATAACAACACTGGATGGACGCGCCTTATCAATACCCATCAATGTTGTCATTAGCCCTTCATACGAAGAGGTCGTTAAAGGAGAGGGAATGCCTATCCCGAAGGACCCCTCCAGAAAAGGTAACTTGagaataaaattcaatatcaaGTTTCCAACAAAGCTTACGGCAGAGCAGAAGACAGGTATCAAGCGTTTGTTGTCTTCATGAATAGCGCGTTAACTGTGTATGCCTCATTTCGTCTTGCTGTTTTATTTTGCAAAGAAGTTGCACATTTCCTAGCTagataactttttaaaattttatttatggaTCTGATTGTATTTTTCCTCGTTCATGACCGTTGGTTCTTGTCGTATAGAAGTATTTCTGTATTCCATATTTGTTGCATTTGTTTGGTCTCTTGCATGTGGCTGTTTCAACTTTCAAGCCTAACATGAAGTACCCGGAATATTTCTTGATCAACTTAACGATATTCGATTTAGTAAGTTCGTAGATCAGAGTTTATGTAAGTTTACGTTACGGATTGATGTGCGCAAATTTATAAGTGTAAGTTCGTAGATTATTGCCCGTTGCTTTATAGTATTTGGTGAAAGGTTTATATGGGAGTGTAATTTTCTTTCCTTTGTTCACTTCTGTTGCTAATTGTAAGTTGTAAGTCGGGTGATTTTGATCGCATTTGGCTTGGTTTTTAGGTAAACTTGAGGTGGACTCAAATGTGGCTTATCCTAAGTTGGGCTCGAGAGTTAAAATATTTAGACGCATTCTTCGTATCTTTACTTTTAAGCACAAAATAACTCATTACTGTATAATATGTCGAgggttttttgaattttatggtGCAAACTCAAAGGGACATAAAGTCTAAACAAAGGAGGGTTACTCGAGGTTTTCATTACCAATTTTCTTTTCCCGCTAAAGAGAGGGCAATGAAGTAGCTCGGTCAGACTTCTGCTAAAATTTGTGATAGGGTGTGGCATGTATGGTGATTTGCTCTAGATCATTAATTgctaattaatcttatttagtCAAGAGTCAAGACCCCATCTTCATTTCATAAAAAGAACTTAAACCACCTTAACATCATTAATAAATGTAcctaaaagattaatataaataaaaatacttttaaagtttatttaataaaatagacAAATGACTTATTATCATTGCAATATAAGAATACAAATATGTACAaatcttttaataaaaatatgtattttttttgtataaaatagaaaaaattactcagaataattcaaccttttacGGATTTTCCTActataattttaagttttgattaaccatgaataatcccgaCTATGAGGGTTGTTTACTAAGAATACACCAAGTTAACTTTTTACTTAtacaacaagtcattttgcataaaacgtaaaaagtaaaaattaaattaaattttaaaaaataaaaaaaattataaaataaaatcaagtaagtttatatatgattttaacttttgatcattaatatttttgattttttcttttttttttcttttttttgtatcGATTAACCTGCAAAATAGGTCACCATTCAGACAATAATGTCTTCGGGTAAGTGAccttaaaattgagattattcatgattaatcaaaaatgggaattattttagaaaaattaataaaaagttagattattctagTTACCtttcctaaaaatatataaaatatatttaagtgaTATAAAATATACACCTGatacaatacaaaataaatatatttatatatcacatttttatgatttttgaggATTAATCTTGAGCCGTGAGACTCTTTGACAGCATTCTACTTTGTTGGGGGTGGTGGTTTCCCTTCCCTCTTCATACTCTGATTGTAGTTTTCTATTGGCGGAATACACTAAGCATAATGATGATCGAGTTTGTATGATTTTACTTTTAGCGAGAAAATTTACGAAAGACATTTACGGTAAAAATCAAAAGTTAGAAAACCAAAAAAGGCAAAATAACAAAGCCAAAGAATGATCACAAAGCTATGATCACATATTCTTgagagattatttttaattgggttgacccaaaaaagaaaatataaatcgGTAGACATTTCAAATATTGTAATTATACAAAAGTACATACTCGgtggacattaagtatattgtaagtaggcattaaagttattattaatagtcattaaagatattattagtaggcattaaggatatggtaagtaggctagTAGGCTAAATTTCTcggtagacattaaaaatattgtaagtagacatttaaagtACTTTTTCAGTGGGCATTAACGATATTGTAAGAAGGCATTAGaattaatataagtagacattaagaatacaataagacaataaagtttaattagttgggCAGTTAGGCCTAAGAGAGGTCTCTAAAAGAGACGATTTTAACTGtctatcattattattataagaattaaaataggatatatttttattttacaaataataatataaatataatactataaaaatagaaaaaatacatTTATTAATACTTTATTACACTAACCTCTGATATACGACAGACTAAAAAACCGAATTTTATTACATTAACCTGTAAACTCAACTTGTTCTTTCTGTCTTTTGTGGCGATCTCACCGCACTTATTCTCATCTCTCTCGAATGACAACAACAAAACTCCACACTTCTTCCTTTAATTCTTCTCATTCCTATTTTTTCCTATTTTAATCTTCCTTTTTAGGTTTATGTAAAgtcaaaacaattaaacaatcaTATACAAATTCTTAGATTTAATTGCAAATACTATGTCATCGTCGTCAAATCCTCGAACAGTGGAAGATATCTTCAAGGATTTCAGTGCGCGTCGTGCTGCTATTGTTCGTGCTCTTACTTCTGGTACTcctatttttcttcttttttcgatttttattttctgggtttttatTGTAGTCGTTCTTTTgatctgggtttttttttgaaaaaatattctCAGATGTTGATGAGTTCTATGGACTTTGCGATCCCGGTATGTCagcttttttctttcatttttataattttttttggttataatTCATTAATAAGCGGATTGGGTTCTCAGATTTGGTTGTTTGATACAAGGTCAATTTCGGATTTATGCTTTCTCAGGTCtcactattttttctttttgttttttttaaaaaaggtatTTCCTTGGGGGTTTCGCATATTGAGTGTAATGCCCCTAGGAGACTAGAACGTTTGCTCACTCAAGAACAACCTTTACGCATTAGAGTAATACTCTATCATTTTGGTCCGTTACACCTATTTTTACACAATGGTTCACCACTTTCATgaaccactttcttttaatctacTTGTATATTTtaatctcttttaatttcataaatataATTCATTCTCTATCATTTATTACCAATTTCTTGAAAACCACACTATTTCCCTTATATTGGGACAGagggagtttttttttatttttttaagaattgtCCTGCTGTGAATATGATTATTAAGATTTTGCTTACAGCACTCTTACCACATTTTAGTCGGTTATCGTAGGTATCTAGTAGCCGTCACACTCACTTTCTTTTCCTCTTTATGCTTTTTGTTGGTCTACCTTTACTTTTTTTGGCGGTAGGTAGGTACTTACGGTAGCCGTTAAAATGTATTAAGGGTGCCGTaagcaaaaaaaatttactaattttacTGAGGttgtattatttaaaaataatcaatagtagagattattcattgtttgatgggaaataGGTGAGATTCATAACACTTCTTCTTTCAACATGAAGTATATAGATCAATAAACAGAGGAATAAATGCTAGAACCAAGCTCGTTTTGAGAATTTGGTAGCTTAAGGGCGAGATTAAAAAGGTCCCTGCTAATCTTGTTCTTTCGCCTCCTGAAATGTGAaatgttttgtttgaattaGCAGAAAGTGAAGTGATTTTAGTTGGAATATTTTTGTTTAGAATAATCTCAACTGTGATCCATTCGCCCAAAATAATGGTTTCGTAATGCCGTTGTTTTTGCCATTAATGGTTGAAAAACGTGGTGTTTTAATTATTGGTCTTGCTTCCCTTTAGCCTAGAACACTTCTGGGCCACTTGGATcactcatcatcattattagtCAAACAATGCGATAGTCGCAAACGGGCTCCTCAAGGATATAACTTGCCAAAACAATGACCGAGCAAGTAAGGTGCTTGCATAAGCACTAGCTTGCTCGCTGAGCTAGATTCTTTTTGAAGCTTTTGAAGTCCAAGTCTAAAATGCTCACTCCCAAGTAAAGCTTACTTGGCCTGTTCTTACTATGATGCTTAATCCAGTGCACTCCTTAGTGTCTTCCATGACTCAAGGTATATcttcaacaatctccaccttaaCTTGAGTCCACTTAGTATAACTCTTCAGACACTCTAAATCATTAATCAATCCAATGACCCATCAAAATTTTCATACTACCACCTATGCATGTGTGGCTTATGTACAATCGTTAATTGATTCATAACATGCAAGTTGCAAGACCAATCAAGTCCACACATAAAGAGAATTTGTTGGTTACAAAGTTTTAGTCATCATATATGCTCGAGCAAAGTTTCAACCTCGTCATTCAATTGAATGAAGTGATGATTGACATCAATAAGTTTAGTTCTTTTATGGAATGTATTCTGATTTTTTGCCAAATGTAGGGCACTTTTGCTATCACTGTGCACATGTACCAAATCCAAAGTAGAACACAACTCACCTACGAGACCTTGCAACCACTTTACCTTTTTTAAATGCCTCTACAATGGCTATGAACTCCACTTAGGTGTTGAATATTATGGTAACTTCTTGAAACAATGATTGCTAACTCAACACCATTCCGCCCAATGTAAACACGAAACCCAAATATAATTTTCAACCATCCAAATTACTTGCATAGTTTGAATATTAATTTGTCAATCCTCTAGTGTTCCTCCCAAACTTGAGATGCATATTGGAGGCTCCCTTCAAGTATCACAACACTTCCCCATATTCTTTTTGGATTATCCATGAACCTACTTATATACTCGCAATATACCATAACATAAATCACGCTACTCATGCCATTTGTGTTTGGGATGCCTATcattttttcttgttcttgtttaaaTTGTGGACATAGATCTCTTGAGAGCTTGTAGTGAGCACCAAGTGGACTGGACACTACCTTTAAATTATTCATGGAAAATCATCGTAGAACCTTTTTAATATACCTCTTTTAACTAAGATACAATATTCATTTGTCGTCTCCTAAATATATCCACGTCAAGTGTTTTCGTAGTCTTTCTCTACGAACCTTCATGTCAAACTCACTTGAGAATTTGATTGTCCACCTTAAATGAGTCTTTATAAGCAACCaacatgtcatcaacatatcaATGAGATATTAAGGATCTACTACTTGGACTCTTAGAAATAGACAAAACTATCATAAGAGTGCCTTGTGAAACCATATGTAAACTTGAAGGCTCAAACCTCCTATACAATTGTTTTGGGGATTACTTCAAACCATGAAGCGGCTTTTCTAAGTGACACACATGATCTTTCTTGCAAATTATATTAAAACCCTTAGCTTACTTATAGAATTCTTCCTCCAACTCTCCATGAAAGAATGTTGTTTTCACATCTAATTGATGTCGTTCTAAGTcttccatcgccaccaaagtaAGTCTAGCTCGAATTGAAGCATATTTCATTGCTAGAGTAGAAATCTCTATTGGGTGATATGTTGTCATGTGAAGCAAACATCCGAGTCAAGATTCCACTCGTTGTTACCATTCTCATGAGTGCTACTAGAACACAACCATTATCGCTATCTTGTGCATAGCTTGCCTCTTTACCAGATACATCTTATTATCTTTTTCGTCAACTAACTTCTTTAATTTCcaacaataatttttaatgtgaCCCTTTAACTTACAATATTTGTTAGTCTTGTTCTTGTTCGACCCCTTCGACATGAATCTTTCATCACTTGTAGCACCTTTTTATTGGTCCTACGCTCCTACTCCTTGCAAACAAACCTTCATTGAAGCTATGAGTagtttaaattaatcaaatcTCGTTGGTAAGAACATTCTTCACATCATTGCAACTTATGTTTTTCCATAGAGTAGAATTTTTCAAAAGTTCTCAAATGTGGTAAGAAACACAACAAATAGATGTCCAAATCTTTATCATTAAGTTTCACTTCCATATTTTGCAAATTTATCACCATCGAACAAAATCCATCAAGATGTGCCTTTAAGACATTCCTTATTCTAACGTAGATCGTACACTCCACTCTTTCATATTAGGCGGTTGACGACACTCTTTGTCATATACAAAGATTCAAACTTTTCATATATCCTCTTTATTGTGCTCTCCTTAATGACTTGTCTTACAATTTCTTTCGAGACAGTTAGATTGCCGATAAAACCTTTGAATAAACGTTTTGGACACCTTTAAGGGATTGAATGGACCTTCTTCTTTGGTCTTCACTTTCCAAAGAccgaaatttgtattttaatcaaacttctcaatgtcTTGCTTTATTGTAGACAAGATCTTCAACCAAAAAGCAACTCAAATCACCACCTTAAACTTCTTGCTCTGTTAGCATGTAAATTCCTCCatgaatttttttcaatcaagatcAACCTTTAAGCAATCAGAACTCAACTCAAGAACTATAGTTAAAGTTTTTGTGAAAATCTGATGTCTTGAGATCAATAATTTAGAAATAAATGCAAGAACAATAGAGTCCTACTCTTTTattaattgatgaataataatgtagctcaaagaATTCTTGAGAGATTAATAAAAGAGTGGGTTAGTTAATGTGTTTAGGGTTAAATTTTTCTAGATAATCATTTGGAGATAATAGGAGGTTATTTATATAACCAACCTAAAAAATATAAGATAATGATAAATCTTCTAGAAAAAGATAGAATTTTCTTTGCAGAAGGTTTGGTCGACTGACCAAAGATATGTTCTCTTGAGTAAACGAGCTTTTGTTGCCATAACAAGAATGCTCAACCGAGCAACATATGTGCTCACACAAGCACAATTGCCCTTGAAGCTTCCGACTAAATCTAAAATGCTCGCCCAAAAACCATGAAGTGCACGCTCCAACACTAGTATGATGTTCCAAGCACAATGTCTTGCTTGTTCAAGAAAGCGTCCATGGACCATTCTCGTTTTGATACTTATCCAGTGTACTCTCGAGCCCTTTCAACGACTCAATGCATATCTTCAACAGAGTGCATGATTTTACGAAGTATATTGTTTAATAGTATAGGGTTactataaattaaattgtttttcTATCAATTTTCGTAGCTcgaaatttgtaattttatctACAGTTAATGACATTTGTGTTTTTAGACGTCATTGATAAGCACCCTCTTGATAATTTCAACTTTGGAAAATGCTCTTTTGAACTTTGTTTCCAAGAATCAATGGTTTTTGCCTTTTTGGTAAGTATGAAGTTAAAATCTATTGAACaactttcataatattttaaatCATCATGGTGATTTGATTGAGATGGTTAGTGATGTTgagaaatcataatcaaatagGTAATCGATGCTTTTCTTTAGTAACATATTTATAAAGGGAGATTTTTCTTGCATAAATCAAAAGTTAAAAACTTGCAAAATGTTTGAAAGGAtacatttttcttatatatagaTATGGAGTTATCAACGTTAAGTCTAAGTAGCCATGTTGGTACATTGTCATTTCAAGAATCCAAAGCTATCCGTACTTTGATTATCAATTTAAGTTTGATTAAAGTCTCTACAATGAGTATGCTACACTACTGAAGAATTTAGGATACTAATGATACTAAATTTTTGATTGGCTTTATCAGCTATATTTTgctatctaatttttttttttgtcattttttggcaattagaaaaGGAGAACTTGTGCTTGTACGGGCATCCAAATGAATCCTGGGAAGTTAATCTCCCTGCAGAAGAAGTTCCACCGGAGCTTCCTGAGCCAGCTCTTGGGATCAACTTTGCAAGGGATGGAATGAATAGGAGAGATTGGCTTTCTCTTGTTGCTGTGCATAGTGATTGTTGGTTGTTATCTGTGGCTTTCTATTTTGGTGCTCGTCTTTCCTCCAATGATAGGtatgttttttatttgttagtAAAGGGATGGTCTCATACGTGCATTCCTATCTTTTGTGTTCTTGTTGATCAAGATGGACACAAAAAGTTACaagttgtatatatattaatttttcgaATGCCATACATGTATATTTTGTGAAATTAATGTTGGTACAATGAAATCATCCCATGTTACACTGGaaaaactatatttttatgtaattgagCATTGAGCCTTGGGATCCAGTGTAGTAAAAAGGATGCCCATGGGAGAATTCGGATGGGCATAGGTTTTTAAGACTTCAAAGGTAGTGGTAGACTAGGCCACAAGAGTAGATGAACGCTTGAATACATCTTAAGTTGGTGAGAGTAGTCAAATTAGAGAGGAGCATgattggtgatggtggtggtgtattTAGATCTAAAGTATTTTGGAGTAGATGGGAAGGGCACGGAGGTTTAAATAGTCAAAAAAGGTTCGGTTGAGCTGGGTCTAGATTATTGGTAAagtaaattacgtgtttaagacATGCTGTTGGGTTTCTTGAATCTTAAAGGTCCATATGATCCTTATGAATGCCAAGTTTAATGTTCACAAATTGAAATTCACTATACATGTGCCCATGTGAGAGAAGCTTCTGATCATGGTGATTCATGCATTTTTAAATCTATATTGTTCTATGCATCTAAGCTAGTTAAGGATTCCTTGGGTATTCTTAGGTGTTTCCTTTCTCTTCCTTGCATTTGCTATTTTTATGAAATAGCTTCCATGCAaattatacttttattattaagGATCTCTAGGACTCCCTAATCATGAGTGAACATTCTTATCCACCCATGATTTCTTcctatttttatattgttatatgaCCTTTTGCCATGGTTTCCCAAGTTTTACAATCTCTTAGCCATGTTCGCCACCAGTCCTCCAGTAAATTTAATTTAACGAGCAAGATGAGGTTATTCTCTTTGTTATGCCATACCattttctctcttatttttttatttatccaatttttaaaacatatatggAAGGGATGAATTAGAACTGCAGTTTGGGTTTACAACTGTTTGTACTTATCAGTTATATGACCCATTAAGTTGAAGTTAAGAGCAATTGCAAACATAACTTGCAAACATAACTAATAGCACAGGGCATTCTGTTTGTTTAGATCAATGGCTTTCCATTGACTTTCCTGAACTTAAAGCCGATTCTTACTATAGTCTACTGAAAATTGATGCCCAGGAATAGGATTCAACCATTCATAGatggtttcttttttttttttttttttgcatagaGAACCACAAGGGAAATGCTAAAGGTGGCATATGGTTTTAGGTCATGGTTACCTCCCCCATGTTACTTTACTAAACTCATTGATATGTTCATATACTTTTATAGGAGAATGTGCAACTAGTGAGCTGATGATTTAGGATGTGTTTTGCTCGTATCATTATTTTTGTGCTAATACATGTATTGGATACTTATACTAAATTTTAGTGTAATGAATAGTAGTCTCAAACTCTCACTTATTTGAGTTGGCTTCTCTTACAGGAATTGCTATATCTCTTGGTTTGATTATTATCTTTTAGGTTCGCCATCTTTGTTGGTTATCTGAGTTTTTAGAAGAACTTCCATTGAATACTAGAATCCCTGCAAGATGTTGCGCATTTagttttttgatttatgtgcTTCCACTTTACAATGTGGATTTGAAGACCTTTCTTGTTTCCTCCTCACTGCCATATTAAGGGTAtgtttggatggaaggaaaTGGAAGGAAAGAAAGGAGATAGATTTGGAAGGATGAAGGATctcttgtttggataacaaaatggGAGGGAAGGGATTTGGAAGAGGGGATTCGGAGGGATTAGATGAATAATTTTTGTGAAGGGCTCAATCTCTCCAAAGTTGGAAATATTTGGAGGGAAAACTCTCatcttttttcctttcttttctcttcccTCCTAAACAGACAACAAATACTTTTACTTTCATTTTTCTTCccttcttttccctttcctcattccccttcctttcttttctctccaaaatGATTATCCAAACATGGTTTAAGGGTTTTGATTCTGAAACACATTCTGAAAAAGAAATTCAGAATAGAAAAGAAATGAGCATAATTTTAAGGATTTGAATGAGTTATGGTAACTTCAAAGTATTTTCTGTGAAAAAGGATGTGATGTGCTTTTCTCCTtgcaaaaataatgaaaatttgcaTGTATATTCACTTATAACATCCTAGTCAGTACTTGACATTTTCTATAGTATTTTCTGATGGTTTCAACTGGTATTgtttatacatatgtatatgatGTTAAGGCTGTGGATTGAAACAGCAAGGCACTTGCGTGCTATTTTTTCACTCTTTTCTCATGGAATTTTAGTTAGTCAATAGATGATTTCTACTGAAAATATGTATTGTTTCTCTGTCAGGAAGCGTCTGTTCAGTATGATCAATGAACTTCCAACTGTCTTTGAAGTTGTGACTGACAAGAAGCCAGTGAAGGACAAGCCTAGTGTGGACAGTGGTAGCAAGTCCCGAGGAAGCGCTAAGGTGAATAAATGGCATTAGTCAGTCTTGTATTATTTATCTTCGTATAATTTTGGTTTGAATTCTTCTAGAGTAATCGAGAAATCCTCAGTCTACCTTTTGGATAAGCTGGATAGCCTATCAGTCTGGCTTTTATTGGCAAGCTGAATCATGAAATGTCTAGCCTTAGCAATTACTAGAATGAAACACTTgggaaaataattatttaatcatGGTTTATGTCAAAGTTGGAGTAAGATGGTCAAAGATTTCTAAAAATATTGTACTAGTTTTATGGTCTTTCGGGCAATAGcaaaatgtttaaatttttttatttgatccatTTAGGTTGTTAGATTAGTATTTTAGAGGAGGTAAGATCAGGCAGGTGCTGGagaaataaaattgataaattttgtCTATAAGACCATTTTGACATGGTTTAGGTTAGTATTGACGGAATGAAAGATCAGACAAGTGTAGGAAAGGAATATTGATGCAATAGTCAAAGACTTCAGATTTGGGATTGCAAGAGAGTATTTCAATCTTCTTTCTCGAAGGAATTTATAAATAAACAGAAcacttagatttaaaaatatttgctTTAGACctcacatattaaaataaatatatttgttaa belongs to Amaranthus tricolor cultivar Red isolate AtriRed21 chromosome 17, ASM2621246v1, whole genome shotgun sequence and includes:
- the LOC130804741 gene encoding PHD finger protein ALFIN-LIKE 1-like → MSSSSNPRTVEDIFKDFSARRAAIVRALTSDVDEFYGLCDPEKENLCLYGHPNESWEVNLPAEEVPPELPEPALGINFARDGMNRRDWLSLVAVHSDCWLLSVAFYFGARLSSNDRKRLFSMINELPTVFEVVTDKKPVKDKPSVDSGSKSRGSAKRSSDGQVKSNPKLADEGYEDEDEEQGETLCGSCGGNYSADEFWICCDICERWFHGKCVKITPAKAESIKQYKCPSCSLKKAGRSH